The following are from one region of the Brienomyrus brachyistius isolate T26 chromosome 4, BBRACH_0.4, whole genome shotgun sequence genome:
- the pitrm1 gene encoding presequence protease, mitochondrial, with product MFRQTSAIIKRLRILSRHHAWRYRSTSATQRAVLYKPGQQIHGFTVTQVTAVPDLCLTAVKLAHDKTGAQYLHVARDDSNNLFSVQFRTTPMDNTGVPHILEHTVLCGSAKYPCRDPFFKMLNRSLSTFMNAFTASDYTMYPFSTQNAKDFRNLLSVYLDAVFFPCLRELDFRQEGWRLENEDPTDPTSPLVFKGVVFNEMKGAFSDNESIYAQQLQNRLYPDHTYAVVSGGEPLAIPDLTWDQLRSFHATHYHPSNARFFTYGDLPLEQHLQQIHEEALSRFERIKPDTAVPPQPRWEQPREHHVTCGSDPLAPDPTRQNTLCMSYLLGDITDTFETFTLSLLSSLMVSGPNSPFYKALIEPKMGTDFSSVVGYDGSTRQASFTVGLQGMAESDIERVKSIICHTVDDIIADGFEEERIEAQLHKIEVQMKHQSANFGLALASYVAPCWNHDGDPVQLLQIGDNVARLRQSLKDNPRYLQDKVRVYFKENTHRLTLSMSPDESYFVKRAEAEELKLKQATEGLSEHDKEETYQNGLQLLSTQSQSQDASCLPALKISDIEPIIPATPVQMGRAGGLPVQYCEQPTNGVVYFRALCSLNTLPEDLKIYVPLFCNVITKLGCGDLDYRQQAQLMELRTGGMSVCPHVVSDIEDLDAYEQGILLSSSCLDRNLPEMFQLWMRIFDSPHFDDVERLRVLVMAAAQELSNGIAYSGHMYAMARAARTLSPVGDLQETFGGMDQVAFMKRIAEQPDLTDVLRKLPRLKRHLLSTESMRCALNAAPQTMSAAAAQLEKFLGGIGTRRKDRKPVRPNVIERTLDPSTDAGSDVSRKLVSELNFKPFQMKTFFRLPFPVNYVSECIRAVPFTHRDYASLCVLARLMTAKYLHGEIREKGGAYGGGARMDHGGLFAFYSYRDPRSVQTLSVFRGGVDWAKAGHFTQQDIDEAKLSVFSSVDAPIAPSDKGMTRFLSGVSDELKQAYRERLFAVSRKDLTDVTSRYLSQGQGTRSIAILGPENETLKKDPSWVAK from the exons ATGTTCAGACAAACTAGCGCCATTATTAAAAGACTTAGAATTTTAAG TCGACATCATGCATGGAGGTACCGGAGCACATCTGCCACTCAGAGAGCAGTGCTGTATAAACCAGGGCAGCAAATCCACGGCTTCACTGTTACACAG GTGACGGCCGTTCCAGACTTGTGCCTGACGGCCGTGAAGCTGGCCCACGATAAAACCGGAGCCCAGTATCTTCACGTAGCCCGGGATGACTCCAACAATCTCTTCAG TGTTCAGTTCCGCACCACGCCGATGGACAACACCGGGGTCCCTCACATCCTGGAGCACACGGTGCTCTGCGGGTCAGCGAAGTACCCCTGCCGAGACCCCTTCTTCAAGATGCTCAACCGCTCCTTGTCCACATTCATGAACGCCTTCACAG CGAGCGATTACACGATGTACCCGTTCTCCACGCAGAACGCCAAGGACTTCCGGAACTTGCTCTCCGTCTATTTGGACGCTGTCTTTTTCCCCTGCCTCCGAGAGCTGGACTTCCG GCAGGAAGGTTGGAGGTTGGAGAACGAGGATCCCACTGACCCGACGTCCCCTCTGGTCTTCAAAGGCGTCGTCTTCAACGAGATGAAGGGAGCCTTC TCAGACAACGAGAGCATCTACGCTCAGCAGCTGCAGAACCGGCTCTACCCGGACCACACATATGCCGTGGTGTCAGGCGGGGAGCCCCTGGCCATCCCGGATCTGACCTGGGATCAGCTGAGGAGCTTCCACGCCACACACTACCACCCCAGCAATGCACG GTTTTTCACTTATGGAGACCTGCCCCTGGAGCAGCACCTGCAGCAGATCCATGAGGAGGCGCTGTCCCGGTTTGAGCGCATCAAGCCCGACACGGCCGTGCCTCCCCAGCCCCGTTGGGAGCAGCCT AGGGAGCATCATGTGACCTGCGGGTCCGATCCTCTGGCCCCTGATCCAACCCGACAGAACACTCTGTGTATGAGCTACCTTCTGGGAGA CATCACAGATACGTTCGAGACCTTCACGCTGAGTCTGCTGTCCTCACTGATGGTGTCGGGACCAAACTCTCCATTCTACAAGGCGCTGATCGAGCCCAAGATGGGGACGGACTTCTCCTCCGTTGTGGG gtatGATGGCAGCACCAGGCAGGCGTCCTTCACCGTCGGCCTGCAGGGGATGGCTGAATCGGACATCGAGAGGGTCAAGAGCATCATCTGTCACACCGTCGATGACATCATCGC TGACGGCTTTGAAGAGGAGAGGATCGAAGCACAACTTCACAAGATCGAAGTACAGATGAAGCACCAGTCGGCGAATTTCGGGCTTGCCTTGGCCTCT TacgtcgccccctgctggaaccACGACGGAGACCCGGTGCAGCTCCTGCAGATCGGCGATAACGTGGCAAGGTTGCGGCAGAGCCTGAAGGACAACCCGCGTTACCTCCAGGACAAGGTCCGGGTCTACTTCAAG GAAAACACCCACAGGCTGACGCTGTCCATGAGCCCAGACGAGTCCTACTTCGTGAAGCGGGCTGAAGCTGAGGAGCTGAAGCTGAAGCAGGCGACGGAGGGCCTGTCGGAGCATGATAAGGAGGAGACCTACCAGAACG GTTTACAGCTGCTGTCCACTCAGAGCCAGTCGCAGGACGCCTCATGTCTCCCTGCCCTAAAGATCTCGGACATTGAGCCCATCATCCCGGCCACACCTGTACAGATGGGGCGTGCAG GCGGGTTACCGGTGCAGTATTGCGAGCAGCCGACCAATGGCGTGGTGTACTTCAGGGCCCTGTGCAGCCTCAACACCCTCCCAGAGGACCTCAAAATATACGTTCCACTGTTCTGTAACGTCATCACCAA GCTGGGCTGTGGAGATTTAGACTACCGCCAGCAGGCCCAGCTCATGGAGCTGAGAACCGGGGGCATGTCCGTCTGCCCGCACGTCGTCTCAGACATCGAAGACCTGGATGCGTACGAGCAG GGAATTCTGCTGTCATCTTCATGCCTGGACAGGAACCTGCCAGAAATGTTTCAGCTGTGGATGCGAATATTTGACAG CCCCCACTTTGACGACGTAGAGCGTCTCCGCGTGCTGGTCATGGCAGCAGCCCAGGAGCTGTCCAATGGGATCGCTTACTCGGGTCACATGTACGCCATGGCGCGGGCAGCCCGCACCCTGAGCCCCGTGGGAGACCTGCAGGAGACCTTCGGTGGGATGGACCAG GTCGCATTTATGAAGCGCATCGCCGAGCAGCCGGACCTCACCGACGTCCTCCGGAAGCTTCCGCGACTCAAGAGGCACCTCCTCAGCACAGAGAGCATGAG GTGCGCCCTGAATGCTGCCCCCCAGACCATGTCGGCGGCGGCGGCCCAGCTGGAGAAGTTTCTGGGTGGCATCGGGACCCGGAGGAAGGACCGCAAGCCGGTGCGACCCAACGTCATCGAG AGGACGCTGGACCCCAGTACAGATGCCGGATCGGACGTCAGCCGTAAGCTTGTTTCT gAGCTAAACTTCAAACCCTTCCAGATGAAGACTTTCTTCCGACTTCCCTTCCCAGTGAACTATGTGAGCGAGTGCATCCGCGCCGTACCCTTCACACACCGGGACTACGCCAG CCTCTGCGTGCTGGCCCGCCTGATGACCGCCAAGTACCTGCATGGCGAGATCCGGGAGAAGGGCGGGGCTTACGGCGGCGGCGCGCGGATGGATCACGGAGGACTGTTCGCCTTTTACTCATACAG GGACCCGAGGTCGGTTCAGACCTTGTCCGTATTCCGGGGAGGCGTGGATTGGGCCAAAGCGGGTCATTTCACCCAGCAGGACATCGACGAGGCCAAGCTGTCCGTCTTCTCCAGCGTGGACGCCCCGATTGCACCCTCAGATAAAG GCATGACCCGCTTCCTGAGTGGCGTCTCCGATGAGCTGAAGCAGGCTTACAGAGAGCGACTGTTTGCCGTCTCACGCAAGGACCTGACCGACGTGACTAgcag GTACCTCAGCCAAGGCCAGGGAACACGCAGCATAGCCATCCTGGGCCCGGAGAACGAGACCCTGAAGAAGGACCCTTCTTGGGTGGCTAAGTGA